The Campylobacter concisus genome segment ACCAAATCTTTTTTGCTAAAGGCAAAATAGCCACAAACTAGCAAAATAATGCCTAGTAAAAGTGGATAAATAATCGCATAAGCTACAAATGTTGCCTTTGGAAAGGTGCTTAAAATAAAATAAGATGCAGTACCGATAACTGCTAAATTTGGATCAAAAAGACTAAGTGCTGCTATCCTGAAAAGCTCTATCGGATTTAGTATAGCAATAGCGTAAATGATGTACTCATCGACTGAACTTCGCATAAGAAGTCCAATTAATGCTAGGTCAATAAATGCAAGCATTATAAGCCAAAGTAAAAACGCCACGCCTTGGCCTGTCTCTTGATTTTTAATCACACTTGAGATAAAAAATCCAAGCGATAAGAAAACAATACTTAAGCTAAAAAGTAGCCCAAAATAAAGTGTTAATACACTCCAAGGTATCGCAACACCTTTTATAAAACCAACAATAACACAAAGCAAAAGAGCAAACAAAAGTGGTACAAAAACAACAAATGTACGGCCCAGTGCCTTGCCAA includes the following:
- a CDS encoding ABC transporter permease; protein product: MNNLFLIAKLDVKESFRSRWFVIYAALFSALMIGFLFSGVTDSRVLGFSGLTRALLLFIQICVIIVPIFILISTVRSINQDRDTNLLEYILSFPLSLREYYFGKALGRTFVVFVPLLFALLLCVIVGFIKGVAIPWSVLTLYFGLLFSLSIVFLSLGFFISSVIKNQETGQGVAFLLWLIMLAFIDLALIGLLMRSSVDEYIIYAIAILNPIELFRIAALSLFDPNLAVIGTASYFILSTFPKATFVAYAIIYPLLLGIILLVCGYFAFSKKDLV